The genomic DNA CGCTGCGAGCGCGACGCCTTCTCTCCGGACACCATCTCCCCGAGCGCCTCGGCCTCCCACGCGTAGTGCACGCGCTCTCCCGCCTGGCCCAGGCGGATGCCGTACTCCAGGTCCTCCACGATGGAGAACGCCTCGTGGGGCACCTTGCGGATGATGGCGTGGGTGAAGCACATGCCGTTGCCGCGCAGGCCGCAGGACACGCTCAGCCGCTCGCGGCCCATGGAGCGCACCTTGTGGAAGAGCGCCATGGCCACCGCCATGAGCCGCGTGCGCCACGAGGCCTCCGGGTTGAGCACGCCGTAGTGCGCCTGGACCGCGTGGGCGCCCGCCTCCAGCCGCAGCGCGAAGGCATGCAGCAGGTTGGGCGTCACCTGCGTGTCCGCGTCCACCACCACCACCGCGTCGGCGAAGCCCTCCGCGAGGCTCGTCTCGAACGCGAGCTGCAGCGCGTAGCCCTTGCCCCGGAGTTCCTGGTTGTGCCGCACGAGCACCTTGGCCCCGGCCTCGCGCGCCCGGTCCGCCGTGGCGTCCGAGCAGTTGTCCGCCACCACGATGATGCGCCGCAGCTCCACCGGCCAGTCCACCCCGGACAGGTTGCGCACCGTGTTCGCGATGCCCGCCTCCTCGTTGTGGGCGGGGATGATGACGTCGAACTTGAGCCGCGGGGGCAGTCGCGGCGGTGCTGGCTTGAGACCCGACAGGAGCGTGAGCAGCAGCAGATAGCCCGAGGCGGCGAGCACCGGCACGGCCAGGACGAGGAGCGACAAGTCGAGCAGCATCACGGGGTAGGCGGACTCCGGTTGGGGCGTGGGGGCTCGGCGGCCACCGCGCTTATCGGGACTGACGCTCCAGCGGCAGCGTTTCCATCTCGGCCAGCACGGGCAGGCCCAGGCCCCGCTTGACCTGCCAGGATTGCAGGAGCCGGCCACTGAGTACGTCGCGCGCGAGCGCCGCGAAGACACCCAGGAGCAGCCCGGCGATGATGCCGCCGATGGCGATCACCTTCGCGTTGGGCTTCATGGGCGCGCGGGGGAACTCCGCCGGGGTGAGCAGCGTGTAGCGGTACTTGAAGGTCGCCTTGACGATGTCCGTCTCGAGCTTGGCCGTCTCGATGCGCCGGCGCAGCTGCTGCAGGTTGGCGCTGCGGATGCGCACCTCGTCCAGCGCCGTCGCCGCCTTGGGGTTCTCCGACACCGCGGGCAGGATGCCCATCAGCACGCGCTCCAGGCCGTAGGGGTCCGGCACGGGCTCGTCCGGGAAGGGCACGGAGCCGCCGCCAATGCGCTCGTAGTCGCGCGTCATCTGCTTCTCTTCCGAACGCAGCGTGCTCGTGTTGAGCGAGCCTTCCGCCTGCAACGCCGCCACCTGCTGCTCCAGCGCCATCAGGGACGGGTGGTTCTCACCGACGAGCTTGCGCTGCGCCACCATCTCCGCCCGCAGTCCTTCCAGGCGCCGGTTGTACAGGCTCTCGGAGTCGTCGATGGCGCGGCGCTTGGCGCGGATGAGGAAGCGCATCTCCGCCATCTGCTGGTTCGTGTTGAAGCCACCCACGCGCGGATCTCCCACCGCGCGCCGCCGCTCGATCATGATCGCCGCGAAGATCTTCTCGAAGCTCACGAAGGCCTTCGTGTAGGCCTCCAGGGCCGTCTTCTCGTGCTCCTCGAGGATGCTCTGGGCGTCGGTGATGCTCGCCAGGTCCTCGCGCTGACGCGCCTCGAGGAAGCCCTGCTGCGCGGCCTCGACGAGCTCATACGCGAGCTGGGGCTCGGGCCACATGACGGAGATGGCGACCCGGCCATCCTCGGTGTTCACCGTGAGGGACTTCTCCAGCATGCCCACCAGGGCGTCCAGCTTGATGTCCTCGCTGGGGCGTCCGGACACCAGGTTCATCACCTTGTCCTTGAAGCGCAGCAGGGGCGCGCGCGTGGAGTCCCAGCGGTCCAGCAGGTTCACCCGCTTGATGAGGGACACCAGGTTCTCGCGCCGCATCACGGCTTGCGCGGCCGAGCGCGTCACCGAGTCGATCTCCCCCGGCGGACGCAGGGGGTTGGGCGGATCCGCGTCCAGGGCGGGAATCCGGTCCGGGTTGACCAGGGCGGCGATGGTGGAGGCGCGCTTGGGCAGGAGCGTGGCCTCCGAGTAGAAGGTGCGCGGCAGGAACTTGGCGAGCGCGAGCCCCAACGCCGCCGTCACCACGAAGGTGCCCAGCGCGAGCAGCTTGTGGCGCAGGAGCGCGTTCTTCACATAGCCGAAGTAGTCGCGCATCGCCTCCCAGTCGAAGATCTGGGACTGGGCGCGCTCCACTTCCGGGAGTTCCTCGTGCGGGGAGGACATGGCCGTCTATGCCTTCTTCCACGGAGGATTCGGGAGCACTCGCTCCACCTGCTGGCGCAACTCCTCGGTCGTGAAGGGCTTCATGAGGTAGCCGCTCGCGCCGGCCAGCTCCGCCTGGGCCCGGTCCATGGTCTGGGTGCGCGCGGAGACCATCAGCACGGGGATTTCCTGCAGCAGGGGCGTATTGCGGATCATCTCGCACACGTCGTAGCCCGAGATGTCGGGCAGCGTGAGGTCCAGACACACCAGGACGGGGACCGGCCTCATCTCGGCGAGGCACGCCAGGGCGTCCGCGCCATTGGTCGCCTCCACGATGTGCGTGAAGCCCAGGGCCTGGAGCTCCCCGGTGAGGATCTTCCGGGACAGTTCCAGGTCCTCCACCACGAGGACGGCTCCTTGCTGCTGCGCCATAGAATCTCTCAGGTTCTCAGTCCGCCATCGACGTCCAGAGCACCAGGACGACGAAGATGTAGAAGAAGTTGTACGCCACGAACATCGCCACCGCGCGTTTTACGCCCCGGACCGCGTTTTGTTCACGGGCGGCCAGGCTGGGGAGCACCAGAAGCGCGTAAAGCACGGACATCAGGAGGAACTTCTTCATGGCCTGGTGACCTCAAAGCCTACCACGGTCATACCGGACCACCAATCCGACGCTCGTGGACCACTGGACAACAGCGTCGGTCGACAAGACGACGTGGTGTGTCCATCTGAACTGCCCCTTTGTCTGCAAGAAGAGGTGGCGGCCAAGCGGCAAGGGAAACAGCGCATCCCACTCGGCCTTCGTCTCGTCGTCATAGCGATGGACTCCCGAGGTGAGCGCATGGCTGTAGAAGAGCTTGCCCGTGACCTTGGCCTCCCGCCGGCCTTCCCATTTGAACTCCACGCCCGTCTCGCCCCGGGGGATGAGTTGGGTGGTGAGCGGATCCATGTATGGCAGATAGCGCGCGCGCACCTTGGCCTTCACCGGCCAGTGATGGCCGATGGGCACCGGCGTGTTGAGCGCGATGTCCAGCGTGGGCATGCTGAAGGCGAAGGGCGCCTGATCCGGCCGGCGGGGATAGACACGGCCCACGGCGAACCCCGGCTCCACGCTCACGTCCACCAGGTTGGTGAACTGGTGCTGAATGCCCGGGGCGAATTGGAGCATCGCGTCGCGGTTGCCGGTGGAGAAGCTCACGTCCCGGCCGTACAGCAGCATGGTGAAATAATCGCGGCGGGTGGCGCCATAGAAGGACTGCACCCGCAGCTCGGGGTAGCGCTGCTGGGGATAGGCGGCGTCGCCTCGCTTCACGGGGCGTACGGGGGGATCCAACAGGCCGTTGACGACCCAGCCGAGCGTGCCGGCCACGTTCAGCCGCTTGATGCCCAGTGAGCTCACGAAGCCCACCGCCGTCTCCGTATAGGTGTAGGAGCTGCCCGTGCTCGCCTCCTCGATGGGCGCGACGGGCAGGGCGCTGCCCCCCGCTCCCTGGAAGGTGTCCAGCGGGAAGGTGCCGAAGGTGGTGGTGTGGATGGCCAGGAACCTGAAGTCGCGGCGCAGCGAGTACTCGAGCTGCGTGAAGACGGACTGGAGGGACTCGAACGTGGGCCGCACGCCCGTCTGCCGCATCCAGAATTGCGGCTCGTAGGAGAGCTTCCACTCCAGGCGGTTCGTGTACATCACGCTGTCCAGGCGTGGCGCGACCATCAGGTCCGTCACGACCTTGGTGCCCGCGGGGGCGAGCTCCGTGAGCAACGGCGTGCGCACGACGGAGTCCAGGCGCGCCGAGAGCTTGTATTTGATGGGCGGAACGGAGGCCACGAGCAGCCAGCCGAGTGCGAGGGCGGGCAGCGCCATGCGTCTATTCCACCACCACCACGTCCCCCGTGCGGAGGCGGAAGGTCGCCGCGGAGCCCTCGTTGCGGCTGAGGAGTTCCCAGTTGAAGCGGATGCGCACGGGCGTCTGGTAGCCGGCCTCGCGGCGCAGCACGAAGATGCCGTCGTCGCGCGCGTAGTCCGTGAAGCCGCCCGCCTCCGACACCGCCTGCAGGAGGCCCGCGCCCGGCGAGAGCTGCTTGTTGCCGGGGTTGCGCACCTCGCCCAGCACGGAGATCTTCACGGGCTGGGCCTCGTCCACCACGACGGTGACGACGGGATTGGCCACCAGGTCCTTGAGCCGCTGCTCCACGGCGCGGGCGAGCGCGGCCGGCGTCTGGCCCGCGGCGTCCACGTCGTTGAGCAGGGGCAGGCTGATGCGGCCATCATCGCGCACGCGCAGGCGCGGCGAGGAGATCTGCCCCTGGTTCCACACGTTGACGGTGATGACGTCCCCGCGGCGGATGAGGTAGCTGTCGTCCTGTTGCGTCTGGGGCTCGCGGTAATCATCCACCCAGATGAAACGGCCGGGCTGGTAGCACCCGGAGGCGAGCAATAGCGCGGTCAGGGCGATCCAAGGGACGGCAATGGGCTTCATGCGGCGCGTTCCTCCTGGGAGGCGGGCGATGCGGCGCTGGGAGCGGGCTTGCGGCGATCCTTCACCCGGCGCACCAGCGCGAGGACCTCGTCCCGGCGCACCGCTCCGGTGGCCAGGATGAGCGTGAGGTAGACGGTTCCATCCACGACGAGGCGGGCGAGGCCCCGGAGCAAATCCCGCGAGTCCAGCCCCACGTGCCCGAGCCCCAGGTGTACCCCGGTGACGGCGGCGCACACGCCCGCCGTCTTGCCCAGCACGGCGAGGCTCCGCGCGTCGTAGGCGCGCGAGCCGATGGCGGACACGAGGATGATCGTGACGATGACCTCGCAGAGGGCGAGCGACAGGGCGGTGGCGCTCGCGCCTCCCGTGGGGCCCATCCGCGCGAGCAGGGGCGGAATGAGCAGCAGGTTGAGCGCGGGGTTGAGCACCGCGGCGAGCAGGGACGTGCGCGTCACCGTCCAGGTGCGGCTGGCGGCCATGAGCCAACTGCCACACACCGTGGCCACGTAGGTGAGCACGAAGATGGGCGCGAGCAGCCGCAGCACCGGGGCCGCGGGCAGGTAGGCCTCGCCGATCATCAGCCGCACCCACGTCTCCGAGCCCAGCGCCAGCGCCAGCGTCACGGGGACGGACACGGTGATGACGCCTTCCAGGCCCCGGCGGAGGATGCGGGTGAACTCCTCGGGCGAGCTCGACGCCGCGCGCGACATCATCGGCAGGAGCACCCAGCCGAGGATGGGCGAGAGCAGCATCGTCATGCCGGCGATGCCCCAGATGGCGCCGTAGTAGCCCACCTCCGTCTTGTTGGCCACGAGCCCGAGGATGCTCACGTCCACGCGGCCGTTGGTGGCCAGCGCCGCCTCGTTGAGGAAGAAGGGGAGGGCGGCCAGCAGCGCCGCCGCCGTGGCGCGCGCGTCCACCCGGAACTGGAGCCCGGCGTGCGCGCGCGTGAGGTGCACGAGGAAGCCCGCCTTGACGACCTCGGCGCCGATGAACGGCGCGGCGAGCCACGGCAGCGGCAGGCCGAGGAGCAACACCAGCACCAGCCCGCCGCCCCAGATGCACTTCATGACGACGTGGGCCACCGACAGGCCGTCCACCTTCTCGCGCGCGTGCAGCACCGCGGCGAGGATGGCGTTGAGCCGGAAGAAGAACTGGTAGACGCCCAGCAGCAGCGCCAGCCGCTGCACCTCGGGCGGCTCTCCTCCCGCGCGCATCACCCACAGCATTCCGCCGGTGAGCACGAGCGCCAGCGCGAGCTGCAACAGCAGCGTGCCGCCGAAGAACTCGCTCGCGTGTTCGCGCCGGACCGACACTTCCTTGCGGATGTAGACGTCCAGGCCCAGCGCGCTGAGCACGAAGAACGCGCCGGAGAAGCCGTCCGCCCAGTTGTAGCGGCCAAAGCTCTCGGGCCCGAGGTAGCGCGGCAACACCATGCGCATGACCAGCGCGATGCCGTACGTCACCAGCAGCGAGCCGCCCAGCTTGAGGGCGTTGCGCAGGGAGGTGTGGGCATCCACCGCTGGGGGAGGGGCGGGCTCGGCCCCGGTGGGCGCCGCGCTCGTGGGGGGCATGTCGATGACGGTGACCTCGAAACGAAGAGCCCGCGCAGTGAACGCCAGAGGTGTCCCCCCGTCAAACAAACACCTACAGGCCTGTAGAGCGAGGGAGCGGATCGTCCCGGGGCCCATGCTAGGTTGGCTCCTCCTCGCGTCCCTTCTCTCCCTTCATGTCCGCTCCCGCTTCTTCCATCAAAACGGTTCTTCTCGCCCTCTCGGGCAACGCGCTGGTCACCCTGGCGAAGTTCTTCGCCTTCGCGCTTTCCGGCTCCGGGGCCATGTTATCGGAGGCCGTTCACTCCGCGGCCGATACTGGCAACCAGGTGCTGCTCTTCCTAGGTCTCAAGCGCGCTGGCCGCGCGCGGGACGAGGAGTTCCACTACGGCTACGGCGGCGAGCGCTTCGTCTTCGGCATCCTCTCGGCCGCGGGCATCTTCTTCCTGGGCTGCGGGGTGACCGTGTACCACGGTGTCTCCTCGCTGCTTGATCCCCACCCGGCCCAGGTGGGCCCGCTCACCTTCGCGGTGCTGGGCTTCTCCTTCCTGGTGGAGGGCGGCGTGCTGGTGATGGCCGTGCGCGGGGTGCTCCCCCTCAGCCGGGAGCTGGGCTTCTTCCGCTACGTGCGCGAGAAGGCGGACCCCGCCACCGTGGCCATCCTGCTCGAGGATGGAGCGGCGGTGCTGGGCCTCCTCCTCGCCACGGGCGGCATCGTGCTCTCCCACGTCACCGGCAATCCCCTGTTCGACGCGTCCGCGTCCGTGGTGGTGGGCCTGCTCCTGGGCCTCATCGCCGTGTACCTGGTGGTGGAGAACCGCTCGCACCTGCTGGGCCGGGCGGTGCCCGACGAGGTGGAGGCGCGCTTCGTGGCGCTCGTGCGCGCCCGGCCGAGCATCGCGGACATCCACGACGTGAAGACGCGGCAGATCACCCCGGAGGTGTTCCTGTTCAAGGCCGAGGTGCGCTTCAGCGACGCCTTCGTGGCCTCCTGGTTGTCCCAGGCCCTGCGCGGCATGGGCGAGTTGCCCTCGGGGGAGGGCCGAGAGCAGGCGCTCCTGCCCTCCGCCCAGAGCCTCATCCGTCTGCTCAGCGAGGAGATCGACGCCATCGAGGCCGAGGTGCGCGCCGTCATCCCCGAGGCCCGGCACATCGATCTGGAGTTGGAGCACCTGCCTGTCTCCGCCCCGGGCGTGGCCGCCGACACCGGCGTGCTCAAATCCGCCTGACTGCTCGCGCCGCTAGCTCGCGCCGCTGCCGGTGATGACCACGGGCACCGTCTTGAGGATGAGGTTGATGTCGTTCTTGAGGCTCCAGTGGTCGATGTACTGCATGTCCAGGTACATCCACTGTTCGAACGAGATCTGATTGCGCCCCGACACCTGCCAGATGCAGGTGAGGCCCGGGCGCACGGACAGGCGGCGGCGCTGCCACGCGGCGTACTTCGCCACCTCCTTGGGGATGGGCGGCCGCGGCCCCACCACGCTCATCTCGCCGCGCAGCACGTTGATGAGCTGGGGCAGCTCGTCGATGGAGTACTTGCGGATGAAGCGGCCCACGCGGGTGATGCGCGGATCGTTCTTCATCTTGAAGACGGGGCCCGACTGCTCGTTGAGCGCCTCCAGCTTCGCCTTGAGCTCCTCGGCGTTGACCACCATGGAGCGGAACTTGAGCATGCCGAAGCTCTTGCCGTGCAGACCCACGCGCTCCTGCTTGAAGAAGATGGGCCCGCGGCTGGTGAACTTCACCGCCAGCGCCACGCCCACGAGCAGCGGCGAGAGCACCGCCAGCGCCGCCGTGGAGCTCACGATGTCGAAGAGCCGCTTGAGCGCCATCTGGTGCGGCAGGAAGGCGTGCGTCACGAAGTGCAGGTAGCCGTCGGAGACCGCGTGGTCATCCACCGGGCGCGCCCGGTCGAAGCGCATGTGGTAGGCCGGCAGCGCGAAGGGGATGCCGAACTTCTCGCACAGCTTCACCGCCGCCTGCATCTCCGTGGACTGCTTGACGAGGTTGCCGGCGATGTAGACCTCGTCCACCGGCACCGTGCTCAGCACCTGCTCCAGGTCCTTCACCGCGCCCAGCATGGGCGCCGGTATCTCCCCCGAGGCCGTTTCGTTGCCGAAGTTCAGATAGCCAATCACCTTGCGGCGGTGCTTGGTGGTCAGATCCTCGCCCGTGAGCCGCCCCATGGGGCCCACGCCCAGGATGAGCACGTCATCGCGCGGCTGCTCCTGCACGGACAGCCGCCGGAAGAAGTACAGACGCGGCAGCGCCACCGACGGCCACAAGAGCGGCGGAAAGAGACTCAGCGCGACGATCCACGACTCGGTGCCCATCACCAGACGCGTG from Melittangium boletus DSM 14713 includes the following:
- a CDS encoding oligosaccharide flippase family protein translates to MPPTSAAPTGAEPAPPPAVDAHTSLRNALKLGGSLLVTYGIALVMRMVLPRYLGPESFGRYNWADGFSGAFFVLSALGLDVYIRKEVSVRREHASEFFGGTLLLQLALALVLTGGMLWVMRAGGEPPEVQRLALLLGVYQFFFRLNAILAAVLHAREKVDGLSVAHVVMKCIWGGGLVLVLLLGLPLPWLAAPFIGAEVVKAGFLVHLTRAHAGLQFRVDARATAAALLAALPFFLNEAALATNGRVDVSILGLVANKTEVGYYGAIWGIAGMTMLLSPILGWVLLPMMSRAASSSPEEFTRILRRGLEGVITVSVPVTLALALGSETWVRLMIGEAYLPAAPVLRLLAPIFVLTYVATVCGSWLMAASRTWTVTRTSLLAAVLNPALNLLLIPPLLARMGPTGGASATALSLALCEVIVTIILVSAIGSRAYDARSLAVLGKTAGVCAAVTGVHLGLGHVGLDSRDLLRGLARLVVDGTVYLTLILATGAVRRDEVLALVRRVKDRRKPAPSAASPASQEERAA
- a CDS encoding chain-length determining protein, which gives rise to MSSPHEELPEVERAQSQIFDWEAMRDYFGYVKNALLRHKLLALGTFVVTAALGLALAKFLPRTFYSEATLLPKRASTIAALVNPDRIPALDADPPNPLRPPGEIDSVTRSAAQAVMRRENLVSLIKRVNLLDRWDSTRAPLLRFKDKVMNLVSGRPSEDIKLDALVGMLEKSLTVNTEDGRVAISVMWPEPQLAYELVEAAQQGFLEARQREDLASITDAQSILEEHEKTALEAYTKAFVSFEKIFAAIMIERRRAVGDPRVGGFNTNQQMAEMRFLIRAKRRAIDDSESLYNRRLEGLRAEMVAQRKLVGENHPSLMALEQQVAALQAEGSLNTSTLRSEEKQMTRDYERIGGGSVPFPDEPVPDPYGLERVLMGILPAVSENPKAATALDEVRIRSANLQQLRRRIETAKLETDIVKATFKYRYTLLTPAEFPRAPMKPNAKVIAIGGIIAGLLLGVFAALARDVLSGRLLQSWQVKRGLGLPVLAEMETLPLERQSR
- the epsY gene encoding exopolysaccharide export protein EpsY, whose amino-acid sequence is MKPIAVPWIALTALLLASGCYQPGRFIWVDDYREPQTQQDDSYLIRRGDVITVNVWNQGQISSPRLRVRDDGRISLPLLNDVDAAGQTPAALARAVEQRLKDLVANPVVTVVVDEAQPVKISVLGEVRNPGNKQLSPGAGLLQAVSEAGGFTDYARDDGIFVLRREAGYQTPVRIRFNWELLSRNEGSAATFRLRTGDVVVVE
- a CDS encoding response regulator, which translates into the protein MAQQQGAVLVVEDLELSRKILTGELQALGFTHIVEATNGADALACLAEMRPVPVLVCLDLTLPDISGYDVCEMIRNTPLLQEIPVLMVSARTQTMDRAQAELAGASGYLMKPFTTEELRQQVERVLPNPPWKKA
- a CDS encoding cation diffusion facilitator family transporter, with amino-acid sequence MSAPASSIKTVLLALSGNALVTLAKFFAFALSGSGAMLSEAVHSAADTGNQVLLFLGLKRAGRARDEEFHYGYGGERFVFGILSAAGIFFLGCGVTVYHGVSSLLDPHPAQVGPLTFAVLGFSFLVEGGVLVMAVRGVLPLSRELGFFRYVREKADPATVAILLEDGAAVLGLLLATGGIVLSHVTGNPLFDASASVVVGLLLGLIAVYLVVENRSHLLGRAVPDEVEARFVALVRARPSIADIHDVKTRQITPEVFLFKAEVRFSDAFVASWLSQALRGMGELPSGEGREQALLPSAQSLIRLLSEEIDAIEAEVRAVIPEARHIDLELEHLPVSAPGVAADTGVLKSA
- the epsU gene encoding exopolysaccharide biosynthesis GT2 family glycosyltransferase EpsU, with product MLLDLSLLVLAVPVLAASGYLLLLTLLSGLKPAPPRLPPRLKFDVIIPAHNEEAGIANTVRNLSGVDWPVELRRIIVVADNCSDATADRAREAGAKVLVRHNQELRGKGYALQLAFETSLAEGFADAVVVVDADTQVTPNLLHAFALRLEAGAHAVQAHYGVLNPEASWRTRLMAVAMALFHKVRSMGRERLSVSCGLRGNGMCFTHAIIRKVPHEAFSIVEDLEYGIRLGQAGERVHYAWEAEALGEMVSGEKASRSQRRRWEGGRMAMMRQHGLPLLAEGLRKGDRVLVDLAADLLVPPLSWVVLGAGALAVASAALSWMSGGVALSAWAAAASVLALVTYVMRGWWVSGQGVQGLLALARAPFYVAWKLWLVVSRPAEKKGEWVRTTREGQKP
- the epsZ gene encoding exopolysaccharide biosynthesis polyisoprenyl-phosphate hexose-1-phosphate transferase EpsZ, encoding MRPASEIGAPSHEPLSNKSQEGAEPVAHLSASVAAPLVQQAAATGAEETKQPLALVPARATQPEPSRFAPGFAAKVNLVADVVLVVAALLISTTLMGHDLHLERTDLWVLLGVGVISWLVVGTALCLYDVHFADRERLDDLALISIQVMVVTVVLFLTRLVMGTESWIVALSLFPPLLWPSVALPRLYFFRRLSVQEQPRDDVLILGVGPMGRLTGEDLTTKHRRKVIGYLNFGNETASGEIPAPMLGAVKDLEQVLSTVPVDEVYIAGNLVKQSTEMQAAVKLCEKFGIPFALPAYHMRFDRARPVDDHAVSDGYLHFVTHAFLPHQMALKRLFDIVSSTAALAVLSPLLVGVALAVKFTSRGPIFFKQERVGLHGKSFGMLKFRSMVVNAEELKAKLEALNEQSGPVFKMKNDPRITRVGRFIRKYSIDELPQLINVLRGEMSVVGPRPPIPKEVAKYAAWQRRRLSVRPGLTCIWQVSGRNQISFEQWMYLDMQYIDHWSLKNDINLILKTVPVVITGSGAS